The segment gcagcacagcattCCAACCAGCATTCCACAGGATTTAAGGTTGCCCATATCCCACAAAACCCAGCACCTTGGCCGGAGCAGCAGGACTGCTGCTCTCTTAATAAgcataaaaaattaacaaagtCGCCCAAGAGTTAATCGCTTTTTgatggtttgttttatttctgttttgtaaCAAATGGCTGAAATCAATTAAACTGCTTTACTCTCAACTGATGAAGTTAATTATGATTTGTTATGGTATCTGATATGTAAATTATTAGAAAGCAGACTTACATTCGATCGACTGCCTGCGGGCGGTACTGGATTAATCATTGTGTAGATGTTGTCACTTGAATTTGTTGAATCTGTAAAACAGTGAAGCCCAGTAAGTCGGGTGATTAattcatttcttaattaaaacaaaCTTATGCCACTTGAACTCattcttttgtattttatcACCCAAAATTCCCTCTAACTACCACCATTTTCTGGCTAATTTGTATTTAATGAATATCCACAAAGTTTTTAATCACAGAAATTCAactgtgaaaaataattcaaCTCCTGGCTGGGAAGGGTGGGGAGGTAATTCCTCACCTTCCTGAGCCCCACAGCATTCAAAACCACAGGGGGATGTAGGAACATCCCCAAATGCAATCCCGGAGTCAAGAAGCCCATGCCACTCACTTCCCAGAAAGCCAAAAGCCACAAAAAATTGGTCATTATCaacagggcagggatggccctGGAAAGAGAGGGGTCTCAGAGGGCTCGTACCTGCAGGACTGGGCATGATGGGTGTCCCTGGAGGGCCACCGCCGCCGGGCGGACCCTGCAGAAACAAAGTTGGTGTCAAATGTGTAAATATGAGCACTGCCCACATTTCCATGTTTTCAAACTCCTCCCCCAACTcccaacccccaaacccagcccagtgccacctccCACGGCACTGACTCCCCCCAAACCACAGGAACTCCTGACGAAAGGACagacagcaggggcaggaggactCACCACGTATGTACCAGGCGATGAAGAAGAGTATGGGATCTGTAGGGACAAGAGAGACAGGTTCAGCCATGGGCTGGATCCCATCAGGGCACAGCCAAAACCCCAGTGCCCCTTCAGCCTGGCCAGGATAGGAGTCCCAGCAAGAGACTGGGGAACCCCTTCTCATTAGCAAGGCCCAGCTAATGGGGAATGATCCCATTTGCAGGACACTTCCCAACCAACCCAAGATACTCACTGAGTTAGCACTGCTGGGGTTCGGCCACGGTCTACCGGCGCCCGGCCCCCTGGGGACAGAATtgaacaggggaaaaaatcaatgTTGTGCTTTTCTGCAGACAGTCCCGAGTCAGTGGTGAAACCTCCCTGCGTGGGGATTGCCTTACATGTTAATTCCAGGCATGCCAGGGCCTAGGGAGTTGGGTGGAGGTCTCATGCCGCTGCCGTAGTTCTGCAACGATAACCAAGGGTCAGTCTACCGTAACGGGAAGGGGCACCAGAGAGACAAGGGGAAAACAAGccaataaacaaacaaaaaacaagcgGGTCTGTGTGCAAAAatgagcttaaaaaaaaaattaatgacgATGAACATAAGAGGCAATTGtgtttataaaagaaaaaaaaaaaggcagctgaaTATGGATGGGAGCCAGGCTGAGCCCCAAGTTCCCccttcctgctctctgtggaGGGAAAACATCCCCCTCCCATCTCCACAAGACAATTCTGttcacagcccccagcaccagCAACAGTCTTTTGGATTTTTCCCTTTGTGCAGGAGAAaacaggggcagcaggaggagaaaaagcacGACTTGGAAGGTTCCTGCTGCAGTGTAAGGATGTGGAAAGGCTGCATGAGCTCCCCCAGAGATGGAGCACTCCTTGCTCCCTGGATGACTGCTGGAGTAGGGAATACCAAGCCAGGCTTGTTTTTCTGTTGCTCCCCATCTCTCTGCTCCATCCCCCTGAGCAGATCTGCAGCTACGGGGAGCGGGCGAGGGCAGGCAGCCCCCTGGGCCCCCTCCCCTGCCTTATTCCTCCCTGGCTTAGCCTCTAGCTGGGACTGGGAGCCTCAGATCTGCATCCCTCATCTCCTAAAACCAGCTCTAGTACAAAGCCAAGCCCAAGGCAGTGGAGGAAGAGGAATCCCCCGAATGCTGCGCTCCATTTGGTCTGTGCTTTGCTCCGTGTGCCCTCCAGGCGACGTGCAGCCAGATTTAGGTCGCGTTGCCACTCTTCTCCTCCCACCTCCCTCTCTTCTGTAATGCATCTTTTTGGACTGTGTTTCTGCCACTTAAAGAAAAAGCTGCTACAGCGGGAGGAGGGGTGGCTGGCCACTTCCTACACCACAGCCCCTTGGAGTGCTCCAAACTGGATTTTAAGTACAACACTTTAGTGCTGTCAATTTTTACCTGAATTTACAGTGCACCAGTGCATGGTGCACTGCTGAGGGCATCACCAAAGTTTGTTTTGAAGAGGCAGAAAAGGGTTTTCCCCAAACAAATTACCAGCAAGTCCTTAATTGATAGAAATTTCAGCCATTTATACTGAATAGCAGCATCAAGCcccttatttaaaaaaaaaaaaaaaaaaaaaaagggctcaGCGTTTTTAATTGGAGCTGAAAGGCTGGAAAACGAAGCCAGCAGAAAGATGCTCAGGGAGGGTGAGGAGGGAATGCAGCTGTGCCGAGCGACCTGGGCAAGGCACCACCAGAACCCAGAGAGCTACAAACCCTCTTCATACTGATGCTGGCAAACCCTGTCCTGGCTTCTGCAGAGCTACAAATGGGACTCAAAGGGAAAAAGGCAGCGGCAATCAGCTGAAAGGGATGATTCATCACTGCTGTGTAATAAGGAGCTGCTGTCAGGACTCCAGGATGTCCTGGCTAGATGTTCTGAAGCCCTCTGGAATCGTTTGAGAAGTATTTAGGAAGGTCCCAATGCAAAGCTTAAAGGAAAACAAGCCCTGGGCACACAAGGTGTGAGGGGCTGCTGGGTCTGGGTCGTTATTTTTGGTGGCTGCCTGCGCAGGCACCGATTCCTGGATGGCTGCAGGGAGGCAGCGCCTGCGGGTGCCAGATTGGGAAGCCCAGCGCTTCTCCAGGGAAAGGCTGCCTCTTAAAAAACCTCTCCCTAATGTACATACACAGGGAACGGTGGAGTCAAAAATAAAGCTCTGAACATTTCACAACTCCTGCCGGCTCCCAGAGCCGCCGCCATCCCACGCGGCGCTCAGCGCGCGCTCGCCGCTTCCAAGTTTTGCGGCGAGCTCTGGAAGTGGGAAGCAGCCTCCCCCGGGCAAGCCGCCGCCGCTCGCCTTGGCGCAGGCCACGCTTGCAAAtgcctttgttttttcttttttctttctgggtgTAATCCTCCAGGAAAGGAGGATTTCAAGCACAGCAGCAGCGCTATGGGAGGGCTTGCCTGTGAAACGATGCTCGTGCAGTTTTTTTGTCCCCTGTGCTAGGATGGATCCGGGTGCGTGGACGTGGCCGAGCACCCCTGAGCAGCATCCTCAGGTTGGTGCTAAAGACATGACACAACTCCCTCTTTACACAACATTCACTTATCTCAACAGTCTccaggggaaaaacaaaacaaaactccagCGCACCCGCTCATCTCCTGACAGACTCTGATCCTCGCGCTACAAACTCCACGTAGGCGACGATGCAGAGAGGATAAACCTCCAACCAAAATATGGTAATCTGGTTTTGAAGTCTCGTAGAAGGAACAAACAGGAGTGAGTCAACAACAAGCCACTCCATGAAGTGAATCAACGGAACGACAGCATATATTAACCCAGATCTGCTTAATTTCAAGTTTACTCCCCTTTTCCTGAAATAGAGAGCTCAagcaggcagcaggaagggcAGGTGGAGGGGAACCTCGCAGGGGAAAGCCTTATTCCCTTTGCTAAAGGGATCTTTgccatttctttttatttattaatttcaaatgcaagcctcctttccctttcctgcagtTAGGGTTGCAACGGTTTCCCAGGCAGGCAGTGTAATGCACTCAAAGGCTGCTCCGGCGTGGAGCTAAGTGCCATCCCCTCTGACagaagggcaggagggaggctgTAATACCCTTAATGAGCTCTGAGGACCTCACTCCTGTTAAGAGGAGGGATTTCCAGATGCAAGACTAATGTAAAACACATTAACACTAATGGGGGAACAGGGCGTGGGGGGGAACTCCCAGCCCTCTGAGCCCCAGGAGGTTGTTCCCATGGTTTGTAGGATGTGCTCTGGCACCGGGCTTACCTGCGGACCGGGACCCATGGGGCCCATCCCTCGCGGAGGATTCATCCTTTGCATGGGGCCGCCCATGTTAGGGTGCCCTGTTGGGAGGAAAGCAGGGGTGTTACACAGCACCACAGCCACTCTGGGTCCCGAATTAACAGCTAATTAAGAACATCAGCGCTCgaccctgctctgctgggtttACCTTGCTGTCGCGTGGGATCCATCGAATTGGGCAGCAATGGCTGTGTACCGGGAACAGCACCCGGGGGCTGTGAAAGCAAGGGAGCAAGATTAAAAAAGTAAATCCTGCATCCCGCTGCATCCCGCTGCATCCCGCTGCATCCCCCATCCCACTGCTACAGCCTCCAGGTCTTTGCCTCCCTCATCCTTCTGCAAACCCTCTCTAAACCCCAAACAAGGTGTTTCCGCCTCCCCCTGGGCCAAATGCTGTTGTATTTTAGGAAAGCGGGAGAAACCTCAgggggctgagcagggcagcagTGTCAAATCCAGCAGGGAAAGGTGAGGAGCAGCATGGCACCCTGGAGACACACAGCACCAGGGCCAAACCAGGCAGTGATtcactggctgtgctggggagatgCTCCATGTGCAGCAGAGCAAGGCCCCCGCCCCAAACTCACATTCCACTCAGGCAATGCTGCTATTTAAGCTTCAAAGGCTACTCCACACAGataaaggggaagaaaaatgcaGATATTGTCTGCCTGAGGGAAGCAAACTGTAAACAGTTTTGCTACGCTGGATGTCAACACTGCGGATCCCCGTGATGGAGCACAGCACAGGCCCTGGGTGCACACGGCTGTGCCGAGGCACAATCAGCCCAATCCCAAGTTTTCTGCAGGCTGGAAGCAGGAGGAAGATAAACCAGGAGGGTTGCAGGAGTGGATATTTACACTTCTGCTGCCTGACCTTCCTGCCTGCCTATTTATTCCTCTTGTCCCTCAGGATGTGACCATAACCTCGCTGAGCTCTGCCTAGGTACAAACATGTGTTTTTTATGTGAtgtttgaggggaaaaaaatgaaatccttCTAATTAACTTTACCCTCTCCTGGACACTTGATCCTGCTGTGGGAACAGCCTCCTCAAACCAGTTCCCCCTGCttctcctgcctgcccagctcACTGTGCTCAACTGCAGCAGAGCTTGGGATGAGTCAAGAACCACTGCAGGATGGGGTCCTGTTAAAACTGACCCATGAGGAGGTGCAGTGAATTAATACCTCGTTAGATCATCAGTGCCATGGGTGCAAGGCTCTTCCAGCCATGGGGCTCCTCCATTAGCCCCTTCTGGGTTTTTCTCAGCTACATCTCAGCTGTCTCAGCATCAGTTAGCAAACTCCAAAGATTCAAGTCTCAAATCCAGCAAGCACAAACCCAGAGCAAGCTGGTACATCCTACTTCCTGACTATCCTGCTCTTTCTGCTAATTAGACCTACAGAAGAAAGAATCACGCTGACAGCCAAAAAACAAGCTCCCTAGATAATTTTTGAACAGACACCTTTGCTACTCAAAGGAATTAcagtttttctttaatttccctTACAAATAACCTCTGGCTTGGCCGTTACCCTATGGATCTGCATGGCATCATTGGCAAGGAGATGAATTCCTTAACCAAAGGCCACGCATGCGTCCAGGCAGGGCGTGGGGTGGAAGCCTCCGTCCGCAAGGCCAGAAACAAACTGCCCTTGTATAAGCTGGGATAAGAGGATAAATCCAACCCAAAAAATTCAGCAGTGACCTGCCCCGCTTGACCCCGCCGCTGATCTAAACGCTCGGTCAACCCAGCAGCAGGATTATCTCCACCACTTTAATTTTCTGCGATTGCAGGGAAAATCCAGCCAGGCAGCGAGCATGCAGCATGGCGCAGCCCTGCTGGGAACACCAcggctggaaagcagcacatTGCCACTGCTGCTTCCACCCTGGAGAGGCCCAAACCTCAGTGTAAAATTAAACCATCGTTGTTAAGTGACACCCGATGATCCGGCACTAGGAAAAAGGAGGGTGGACCAAGCAGGTGATGCTTGCCACCCAAACCCAAGGAGCATCTGCAGGACACCTGGCCCTCACCCCCCTTCCCAAATAACAGCTATCCCTAGGAAATCCAGAATCCCGGGAGCGCAGTACCTGGTTGCCCATCCTGATGGGGGGCCGGGGACCTCCGGCGTAGCGCGGCGACATGAACGGCTGCGGGGACACAAAAGGGGGTcagggctgagccctggggaggcAGCACACTCCCCACGCACGCTGGTTAGCCTGTAcacagtgctttttttttttttttttttttctggagacatcctttttaaaaaagttacgtttcaaaagggaaaaaaaaaaaaaagagaaaggtgTCTGGAGTCCATTTTCTAGACATTTTCTCTGTAGGTTTATTGTTTGAGAGCGTGTTTGGCATTGGCAATACTAGGTGAGGCTGTTAAAATTAGTGCATGGGAAACCCTGAGTGTTAGATAATGTGCAAGTTTAATATATAgagatatattaaaaaaaagtggcaAATAAGCACATACAGACacgcacacacaaaaaaccccagtgctaagtactgaaaaaaaaaaaaaagaa is part of the Anomalospiza imberbis isolate Cuckoo-Finch-1a 21T00152 chromosome 9, ASM3175350v1, whole genome shotgun sequence genome and harbors:
- the SSBP3 gene encoding single-stranded DNA-binding protein 3 isoform X3, which gives rise to MPGGPIPPGFFQPFMSPRYAGGPRPPIRMGNQPPGAVPGTQPLLPNSMDPTRQQGHPNMGGPMQRMNPPRGMGPMGPGPQNYGSGMRPPPNSLGPGMPGINMGPGAGRPWPNPSSANSIPYSSSSPGTYVGPPGGGGPPGTPIMPSPADSTNSSDNIYTMINPVPPAGSRSNFPMGPGSDGPMGGMGGMEPHHMNGSLGSGDIDGLPKNSPNNISGISNPPGTPRDDGELGGNFLHSFQNDNYSPSMTMSV